A single window of Actinoallomurus bryophytorum DNA harbors:
- a CDS encoding response regulator has protein sequence MIRVLVADDEALILAGIRTVLGSAPDIEVVAQASDGRTAVEEAVRHRIDVALIDINMPVMDGLSAIDELRRRAPGVRSVVLTSFGAEPNVVRAVQSGMAGFVLKNCGPEELIRAVRAAHDGEAYLSPAVTRMVLGMVTEPGRRREAAERLAALSPRESDVAYLVAEGLSNAEIGRRLHMSETTIKTYMTRILAKLDCANRVQAALLVRDAGPRA, from the coding sequence ATGATCAGAGTGCTGGTCGCCGACGACGAGGCGCTCATCCTGGCGGGCATCCGTACGGTGCTCGGTTCGGCGCCCGACATCGAGGTCGTCGCCCAGGCGAGTGACGGGCGGACGGCGGTGGAGGAGGCGGTCCGGCACCGGATCGACGTCGCCCTGATCGACATCAACATGCCGGTGATGGACGGCCTGAGCGCGATCGACGAACTGCGCCGCCGGGCGCCCGGCGTGCGCTCGGTGGTCCTCACCTCCTTCGGCGCCGAACCCAATGTGGTGCGCGCCGTGCAGAGCGGCATGGCGGGGTTCGTGCTCAAGAACTGCGGCCCGGAGGAGCTGATCCGTGCGGTGCGGGCGGCCCACGACGGCGAGGCGTACCTGTCGCCGGCCGTGACCCGCATGGTGCTGGGCATGGTCACCGAGCCCGGCCGCCGCCGGGAGGCGGCCGAGCGGCTGGCGGCCCTGTCCCCGCGCGAGTCGGACGTGGCGTACCTCGTCGCCGAGGGCCTGTCCAACGCCGAGATCGGACGGCGGCTGCACATGAGCGAGACGACCATCAAGACCTACATGACGCGGATCCTGGCGAAGCTGGACTGCGCGAACCGCGTCCAGGCCGCCCTCCTCGTTCGCGACGCCGGCCCGCGGGCGTGA
- a CDS encoding Hsp20/alpha crystallin family protein produces the protein MLLTSIDPFMQEFERQFDRFTRRQPTVMPMDGIRRKDEVVLRFDLPGIDPSSIEVTVDRGVLTVGARREEEYAEDEQLFVRERTMGTYTRRVYLSEHLDASGIDAAYDDGVLAVRIPVLEQAKPRKVEVQTSGRKALRK, from the coding sequence ATGCTGTTGACGTCGATCGACCCGTTCATGCAGGAGTTCGAGCGCCAGTTCGACCGGTTCACCCGCCGGCAGCCCACGGTCATGCCGATGGACGGCATCCGGCGCAAGGACGAGGTGGTCCTCCGCTTCGACCTGCCCGGCATCGACCCGAGCTCCATCGAGGTCACCGTGGACCGAGGCGTCCTCACGGTCGGCGCCCGCCGCGAGGAGGAGTACGCCGAGGACGAGCAACTCTTCGTCCGCGAGCGCACGATGGGCACCTACACCCGGCGCGTCTACCTGTCCGAGCACCTCGACGCCTCCGGCATCGACGCCGCGTACGACGACGGTGTCCTGGCGGTCCGCATCCCGGTGCTGGAGCAGGCCAAGCCGCGCAAGGTCGAGGTCCAGACCAGCGGCCGCAAGGCGCTCAGGAAGTAA
- a CDS encoding ABC transporter ATP-binding protein, translated as MIEVRNLSKRYGGTTAVDDLAFTVRPGRVTGFLGPNGAGKSTTMRILLGLDRPTGGRALIDGAPFARLREPLRRVGALLETTPAHGGRRARDHLLWLARSNRIPEGRPTEVLRLTGLDGVARKRIKHLSFGMGRRLGLAAALLGDPPVLLLDEPVNGLDPEGVLWIRNLMKRLAAEGRTVFVSSHLMSEMAVTAEHLIVIGRGRLLADTTMAGFIAANSRSCVRIRTPEPERMRDVLAGAGIAVGQAPDGALEAEGADPARIGELAAARGLVVHEVALREASLEEAFMRLTGDTSQAGGTR; from the coding sequence GTGATCGAAGTACGGAATCTGAGCAAGCGCTACGGCGGGACGACCGCCGTCGACGACCTGGCGTTCACGGTGCGGCCCGGGCGGGTGACCGGCTTCCTCGGGCCCAACGGCGCGGGGAAGTCCACCACGATGCGGATCCTGCTGGGCCTCGACCGGCCCACCGGCGGCCGGGCCCTCATCGACGGCGCACCCTTCGCCCGTCTGCGCGAACCCCTGCGGCGCGTCGGAGCGCTCCTGGAGACCACTCCCGCGCACGGCGGCCGCAGAGCGCGCGACCATCTGCTCTGGCTGGCGCGGAGCAACCGGATACCCGAGGGGCGGCCGACGGAGGTGCTGCGGCTGACCGGGCTGGACGGCGTCGCACGCAAGCGGATCAAGCACCTGTCATTCGGTATGGGCCGCAGGCTCGGGCTCGCCGCCGCCCTGCTCGGCGACCCGCCGGTGCTCCTGCTCGACGAGCCGGTCAACGGCCTGGACCCCGAAGGCGTCCTGTGGATCCGGAACCTGATGAAGAGGCTCGCCGCCGAGGGCCGGACGGTGTTCGTCTCCAGCCATCTGATGAGCGAGATGGCGGTCACCGCGGAGCATCTCATCGTGATCGGCCGCGGCAGGTTGCTCGCCGACACGACGATGGCCGGGTTCATCGCCGCCAACAGCCGCTCATGCGTCCGGATCCGTACGCCCGAGCCGGAGCGGATGCGCGACGTGCTGGCCGGTGCGGGTATCGCCGTCGGCCAGGCGCCGGACGGCGCTCTCGAGGCGGAGGGCGCCGACCCGGCCAGGATCGGGGAGCTGGCCGCCGCCCGCGGGCTGGTCGTGCACGAGGTCGCGCTGCGTGAGGCCTCGCTGGAAGAGGCGTTCATGCGGCTCACCGGGGACACGTCCCAGGCCGGAGGCACGCGATGA
- a CDS encoding MerR family transcriptional regulator, which yields MSSLPIDDSQAALYTVGQVATMLRVQQAFLRRLDEHEVVRPSRSPGGQRRYSRHEITLVQYVVRLTDEGMTLAAIRRILELEHELRAARRRIAELEAERAGGDPAQASRRRTTR from the coding sequence ATGTCCTCACTGCCGATCGATGACAGTCAGGCCGCGCTCTACACCGTCGGCCAGGTCGCGACCATGCTCCGCGTACAGCAGGCCTTCCTGCGCCGGCTCGACGAGCACGAGGTCGTGCGGCCGAGCCGGTCCCCGGGAGGGCAGCGGCGCTACTCACGGCACGAGATCACGCTCGTCCAGTACGTCGTACGGCTCACGGACGAGGGGATGACCCTGGCGGCGATCCGCCGCATCCTCGAGCTCGAACACGAGCTTCGGGCGGCCCGCCGGCGCATCGCCGAGCTGGAGGCCGAGCGGGCCGGCGGCGATCCGGCTCAGGCGTCGCGGCGGCGCACCACGAGGTAG
- a CDS encoding acetyl-CoA C-acetyltransferase translates to MAEAYIVGAVRTPVGTKKGALAAVHPADLGAHVLKELVERTGVDPEAVDDVIMGCVMQVGPQSLDIARTAWLSAGLPDRVPGVTIDRQCGSSQQAIHFAAQGVLSGTQDLVVASGVENMGMVPMGSSVAMALEKGMPFPYGEGWNERYGDQEISQFRGAQLMCEKWGFKRGDLEQFALESHRRAVNAIESGHFDREIAPIAGVTKDEGARPDTTLEKMAGLKPLRDGWELTAAVASQISVGAGALLIASEEAVKQHNLTPRARIRTLIVEGSDPVYMLTGPIPATEKALRRGGLSIDDIDVFEVNEAFAPVPLAWAKDTGASLEKTNPNGGAIALGHPLGATGSILMTKLLHELERTGGRYGLQTMCEGGGQANATIIERV, encoded by the coding sequence GTGGCCGAGGCGTACATCGTCGGAGCGGTCCGTACCCCGGTCGGTACGAAGAAGGGTGCGCTGGCGGCGGTGCATCCGGCCGACCTGGGCGCGCACGTGCTGAAGGAGCTCGTCGAGCGTACGGGCGTCGACCCCGAGGCGGTCGACGACGTGATCATGGGCTGTGTCATGCAGGTCGGCCCGCAGTCCCTCGACATCGCACGTACGGCGTGGCTGTCGGCCGGGCTGCCCGACCGGGTCCCGGGCGTGACCATCGACCGGCAGTGCGGCTCGTCGCAGCAGGCGATCCACTTCGCCGCCCAGGGTGTGCTGTCGGGCACTCAGGACCTTGTCGTGGCCTCAGGCGTGGAGAACATGGGCATGGTGCCGATGGGCTCGAGCGTGGCCATGGCCCTGGAGAAGGGCATGCCCTTCCCGTACGGCGAGGGCTGGAACGAGCGCTACGGCGACCAGGAGATCTCCCAGTTCCGCGGCGCGCAGCTCATGTGCGAGAAGTGGGGCTTCAAGCGCGGCGACCTGGAGCAGTTCGCGCTGGAGAGCCACCGGCGCGCGGTGAACGCGATCGAGAGCGGTCACTTCGACCGTGAGATCGCGCCGATCGCCGGCGTGACCAAGGACGAGGGCGCACGCCCGGACACCACGCTGGAGAAGATGGCGGGCCTGAAGCCGCTGCGCGACGGCTGGGAGCTCACCGCGGCGGTGGCGTCGCAGATCTCCGTCGGCGCCGGCGCGCTGCTGATCGCCTCCGAGGAGGCCGTCAAGCAGCACAACCTGACGCCGCGGGCGCGCATCCGCACCCTGATCGTGGAGGGCTCGGACCCGGTCTACATGCTGACCGGCCCGATCCCGGCGACCGAGAAGGCACTGCGCCGCGGCGGTCTTTCCATCGACGACATCGACGTGTTCGAGGTCAACGAGGCGTTCGCCCCGGTGCCGCTGGCCTGGGCCAAGGACACCGGCGCGTCGCTGGAGAAGACCAACCCGAACGGCGGCGCGATCGCGCTGGGACACCCACTGGGCGCCACCGGCTCGATCCTGATGACCAAGCTCCTGCACGAGCTGGAGCGTACGGGCGGCCGTTACGGCCTGCAGACGATGTGCGAGGGCGGCGGCCAGGCCAACGCCACGATCATCGAGCGCGTCTGA
- a CDS encoding ABC transporter permease — protein sequence MSAARAALRAEWVKIRTVRSTVWVLLLTFVLCVGVALLFGLTLRNGFGRMDAEARANFDPVLAGFSGLTMGEIALVAFGVLLVGTEYTSGMIRASLVAVPRRGLFYGAKVLAGALTAAVFSLVTAFVTFFVAQAALGPHGVSLGAPGALRATLLAAAYLTLMCVFAMGVAAMARGTALPLGIMIPLLFLGSQGLGNVRRIRMVAQYLPDQVSVVMMRVVRPDPSFITYRGFGPWTGLGILILWAAAAVAGGYLVVRRRDA from the coding sequence ATGAGCGCCGCGAGGGCGGCCCTGCGGGCGGAATGGGTCAAGATCCGCACGGTGCGCTCGACCGTCTGGGTTCTCCTGCTGACGTTCGTGCTCTGCGTGGGCGTCGCCCTTCTGTTCGGGCTCACCCTGCGGAACGGCTTCGGCCGGATGGACGCCGAGGCCCGCGCGAACTTCGACCCGGTCCTGGCCGGCTTCTCCGGCCTGACGATGGGCGAGATCGCACTCGTGGCGTTCGGCGTGCTGCTCGTCGGCACGGAGTACACCAGTGGCATGATCCGCGCCTCGCTCGTCGCGGTGCCCCGGCGGGGCCTGTTCTACGGCGCCAAGGTCCTGGCCGGAGCTCTGACGGCTGCCGTGTTCTCGCTGGTCACCGCGTTCGTCACGTTCTTCGTGGCTCAGGCCGCGCTCGGGCCGCACGGCGTGTCGCTGGGCGCGCCGGGCGCCCTGCGGGCGACGTTGCTCGCGGCGGCCTACCTGACGCTGATGTGCGTGTTCGCGATGGGGGTCGCGGCGATGGCACGAGGCACGGCGCTGCCGCTGGGGATCATGATCCCGCTGCTGTTCCTCGGCTCCCAGGGGCTCGGCAACGTGCGCAGGATCCGTATGGTGGCGCAGTACCTACCCGACCAGGTCAGCGTCGTGATGATGCGAGTGGTGCGGCCGGACCCGTCGTTCATCACCTACCGGGGCTTCGGCCCGTGGACCGGACTGGGCATCCTCATCCTGTGGGCGGCGGCCGCCGTCGCGGGCGGCTACCTCGTGGTGCGCCGCCGCGACGCCTGA
- a CDS encoding DUF4142 domain-containing protein: MTCHPYSYAAVGLLLTALGACGAAGGGRQVAVTAPVSSGSAVSSGDRAWLAATHQADLADVQYGRLAERKGATAAVRHAGSMLAADHTAFDQKVTAVAGGLGIELPRSERPAQLALAQRLQKESGSRFDRDFVAAMVEEHKKAITAAGEEIRSGSSPEVTALAHAALPALREHLSMLRKASPVG, encoded by the coding sequence ATGACATGTCATCCGTACTCCTACGCCGCCGTGGGGCTGCTGCTGACCGCGCTCGGCGCGTGCGGCGCCGCCGGAGGCGGCCGGCAGGTGGCCGTGACGGCGCCCGTCTCCTCCGGCAGCGCGGTCTCCTCCGGTGACCGTGCCTGGCTGGCGGCGACGCACCAGGCCGACCTGGCGGACGTGCAGTACGGCAGGCTCGCCGAGAGGAAGGGCGCGACCGCGGCGGTGCGCCACGCGGGGAGCATGCTCGCCGCCGACCACACCGCGTTCGACCAGAAGGTGACCGCGGTGGCGGGCGGCCTGGGCATCGAGCTGCCCAGGAGCGAACGGCCCGCGCAGCTGGCCCTGGCCCAGCGACTGCAGAAGGAGTCGGGCAGCCGGTTCGACCGCGACTTCGTGGCCGCGATGGTCGAGGAGCACAAGAAGGCCATCACGGCCGCCGGTGAGGAGATCAGGAGCGGGTCCTCGCCCGAAGTCACCGCCCTGGCCCACGCCGCCCTCCCGGCACTGCGCGAACACCTGAGCATGCTCCGGAAGGCGAGCCCCGTCGGCTGA
- a CDS encoding sensor histidine kinase yields the protein MGRHLLAAAVVAADTALLAAAHWDVLHWWGIPVFVLPLALVVALCRRAPVAAFALALAFVVLAGGAYVLLLWAGYQAGRHVRSRTGMAVVAGAALGGLGGELLVRPPEPRLVPNLVFAYVMFVALPLLVGRYLAQHERLVSALDRNNRRLRWERELLAEQERLRERLRIARDMHDSLGHHLSLVSIQAAALEVSVPPAQRDAARRLGTAVSGAVDELSTVVGTLRRDETRSPATIDEVVEEFRSAGVPVTLRREGEPRPLGADAEQAAYRVVEEGLTNAARHAYGRPVAVSLEWQPDGLLVTVVNALADQVPGRAGHGLTGLEERVRAAGGFLDHRPDDGRFRLVATLPFVAETEETPAAGEVRTAALGFVTAALMFVVLPASMLLGVG from the coding sequence ATGGGCCGACACCTGCTCGCCGCCGCCGTGGTCGCCGCCGACACCGCCCTGCTGGCGGCCGCGCACTGGGACGTCCTGCACTGGTGGGGGATCCCGGTGTTCGTGCTCCCGCTCGCGCTGGTCGTGGCTCTCTGCCGCCGGGCTCCGGTCGCCGCCTTCGCGCTGGCGCTGGCGTTCGTGGTGCTGGCCGGCGGGGCGTACGTCCTGCTCCTGTGGGCCGGCTACCAGGCCGGGCGCCACGTCAGGTCCCGTACGGGCATGGCGGTCGTCGCCGGTGCGGCGCTCGGCGGGCTGGGCGGAGAGCTCCTGGTCCGTCCCCCGGAGCCGCGGCTGGTCCCCAACCTCGTCTTCGCGTACGTCATGTTCGTGGCGCTTCCCCTGCTCGTCGGCCGGTACCTCGCACAGCACGAGCGGCTGGTGTCGGCGCTCGACCGGAACAACCGGCGGCTCCGCTGGGAACGCGAGCTTCTCGCCGAACAGGAGCGGCTGCGCGAACGGCTGCGGATCGCACGGGACATGCACGACTCACTCGGCCACCACCTCAGCCTGGTGTCGATCCAGGCGGCGGCGCTGGAGGTGTCCGTGCCTCCGGCGCAACGCGACGCGGCCCGGCGGCTGGGTACGGCGGTGAGCGGCGCCGTGGACGAGCTGTCCACGGTGGTCGGCACTCTCCGCCGGGACGAGACACGGTCCCCCGCCACGATCGACGAGGTCGTGGAGGAGTTCCGGTCGGCCGGTGTGCCGGTGACGCTGCGGCGGGAGGGGGAGCCGCGTCCGCTGGGCGCGGACGCGGAACAGGCGGCGTACCGGGTCGTCGAGGAGGGGCTGACCAACGCGGCACGGCACGCGTACGGACGGCCGGTCGCGGTGAGCCTCGAATGGCAGCCGGACGGCCTGCTGGTCACGGTCGTCAACGCTCTCGCCGACCAGGTCCCCGGCCGCGCCGGCCATGGCCTGACCGGCCTGGAGGAGCGTGTGCGCGCGGCCGGGGGGTTCCTCGACCACAGGCCGGACGACGGGCGGTTCCGGCTGGTGGCGACGCTGCCCTTCGTAGCGGAGACCGAGGAGACGCCCGCGGCGGGAGAGGTACGCACGGCCGCGCTGGGCTTCGTCACAGCGGCCCTGATGTTCGTGGTCCTGCCGGCGAGCATGCTCCTCGGAGTCGGCTGA
- the soxR gene encoding redox-sensitive transcriptional activator SoxR — protein MENPPWDAHELTVGQVAARSGVAVSALHFYEKKGLIGSRRTVGNQRRYARDVLRRVAFIRVSQRVGIPLNDIRDALAELPEERTPTPRDWARLSSAWRGELDVRIEQLQRLRNDLIGCIGCGCLSLHHCRLANPADRLGALGPGPRRLLTDPPPAS, from the coding sequence ATGGAGAACCCCCCATGGGACGCGCACGAGCTGACCGTCGGCCAGGTGGCCGCGCGCAGCGGCGTCGCCGTCTCCGCACTGCACTTCTATGAGAAGAAGGGGCTGATCGGCAGCCGCCGTACGGTGGGCAACCAGCGGCGTTACGCCCGCGACGTGCTCCGCCGCGTCGCCTTCATCCGGGTGTCACAGCGCGTCGGCATCCCGCTGAACGACATCCGGGACGCCCTAGCCGAGCTGCCGGAGGAACGCACGCCCACGCCGCGGGACTGGGCACGCCTCTCGTCCGCGTGGCGCGGCGAGCTCGACGTCCGCATCGAGCAGTTGCAGCGGCTCCGCAACGACCTGATCGGCTGCATCGGATGCGGCTGCCTGTCCCTGCACCACTGCCGGCTCGCCAACCCCGCCGACCGTCTGGGCGCACTCGGCCCGGGCCCGCGCCGCCTGCTCACCGACCCGCCGCCGGCCTCCTAG
- a CDS encoding DUF1707 SHOCT-like domain-containing protein — translation MDQMLRAADRDRDEVTEILREHYAQGRLTLEEFGERSAAAMAARTMGELQALTADLPASAEPENTAWSRTRMRWIAVAGVVATAIVLGIVTYAGHFALAWPTWLVILVAIRLLHGRRRTPHLRGSHEGRHAP, via the coding sequence ATGGACCAGATGCTTCGTGCCGCTGACCGGGACCGCGACGAGGTCACCGAGATCCTGCGGGAGCACTACGCACAGGGACGGCTCACCCTGGAGGAGTTCGGCGAGCGCAGTGCCGCCGCGATGGCGGCCCGGACCATGGGGGAGCTCCAGGCGCTGACCGCCGACCTTCCCGCGTCCGCCGAGCCGGAGAACACCGCCTGGTCACGGACCAGGATGCGGTGGATAGCGGTGGCCGGAGTGGTCGCGACCGCGATCGTCCTCGGCATCGTGACCTATGCCGGTCACTTCGCACTGGCCTGGCCGACCTGGCTGGTCATCCTGGTCGCCATCCGGCTCCTGCACGGCCGGCGCCGCACACCGCACCTGCGCGGATCACACGAGGGCCGGCACGCGCCCTAG
- a CDS encoding zinc-dependent alcohol dehydrogenase family protein — MLAWEVRRPGPVETGPLEAVTRDVPEPGPGEVLVRVLACGVCRTDLHVAEGDLPPRLPGVTPGHEIVGEVVRQGHRFAEGDRVGVAWLRSTCGVCAYCRRGAENLCPSSLYTGWDADGGYAEYAVAPEAYAYPLPGDRPDIEVAPLLCAGIIGYRALRRAELPPGGRLGIWGFGGSAHLAAQIALAEGAAVHVFTRAAAGRELALELGAASAQDSFDPSPEPLDSAIIFAPAGELVPAALRRLDRGGTLAIAGIHLSDVPVLDYQDDLFQERQLRSVSSNTRADGEEFLRLADRLGLKVTVTPYPLDQADRALADLSGDRVNGAAVLVPGAAG; from the coding sequence GTGCTGGCGTGGGAGGTTCGCAGGCCCGGTCCGGTCGAGACCGGGCCGCTCGAGGCGGTCACCCGTGACGTGCCCGAGCCCGGACCCGGTGAGGTGCTGGTCCGCGTGCTCGCCTGTGGCGTCTGCCGTACCGACCTGCATGTGGCCGAGGGTGACCTGCCGCCGCGGCTGCCCGGCGTGACGCCCGGTCACGAGATCGTCGGAGAGGTCGTCCGGCAGGGGCACCGCTTCGCCGAGGGCGACCGCGTCGGTGTGGCGTGGCTGCGCAGCACGTGCGGCGTCTGCGCCTACTGCCGTCGCGGCGCGGAGAACCTCTGCCCCTCATCGCTCTACACCGGCTGGGACGCCGACGGCGGTTATGCCGAGTACGCCGTCGCGCCCGAGGCGTACGCCTATCCGCTGCCCGGAGACCGGCCGGACATCGAGGTCGCGCCCCTGCTGTGCGCGGGCATCATCGGATACCGCGCGCTGCGCCGTGCCGAGCTGCCGCCCGGCGGACGGCTCGGCATCTGGGGGTTCGGTGGCTCGGCGCACCTGGCGGCGCAGATCGCGCTGGCCGAGGGTGCCGCGGTGCACGTCTTCACACGCGCGGCGGCAGGGCGTGAGCTGGCTCTCGAACTCGGCGCGGCGTCCGCGCAGGACTCCTTCGATCCCAGCCCCGAGCCCCTCGACTCGGCGATCATCTTCGCGCCCGCCGGAGAGCTGGTGCCGGCCGCGCTGCGCCGCCTGGACCGCGGCGGCACGCTGGCCATCGCCGGCATCCACCTCAGCGACGTGCCCGTACTCGACTACCAGGACGACCTGTTCCAGGAGCGTCAGCTCCGCAGTGTGAGCTCCAACACCCGCGCCGACGGCGAGGAGTTCCTGCGGCTCGCGGACCGGCTCGGCCTGAAGGTGACGGTGACGCCGTACCCGCTGGACCAGGCCGACCGCGCGCTCGCGGACCTGTCCGGCGATCGGGTCAACGGAGCGGCTGTCCTGGTGCCAGGCGCGGCCGGCTGA